The following is a genomic window from Doryrhamphus excisus isolate RoL2022-K1 chromosome 3, RoL_Dexc_1.0, whole genome shotgun sequence.
GCTCGTAGATGATCGGTGTGTCTTCTTCCCAGGAGCTTCCTGGCTCGGAACGACATCGGCATCATCCTCATCAATCAGTTCATTGCCGAAATGATCCGTCACGCCATCGACGCCCACATGCAGTCCATCCCGGCCGTGCTGGAGATCCCGTCTAAAGAGCATCCGTACGACGCCTCCAAGGACTCCATTCTGCGGCGGGCCAAGGGCATGTTCTCCGCCGACGACTTTCGATAAATGAGATAAATGCACCTGCTAATGGTATCCAAGTGATGTCTGTCTCCATTTCCCCACTTCCCCACGTGATCGTCGTCTTGTTGGCtttccaggaagtgaaaagttgTCGTGTGACAGTTTGTGTACTTTGATGTGATTTAAGCGATAAAGTCGGATAAATGTCCCCACCGCCATCTTCCGCTCTTCTTTCAAAGCCTCAGTGACGTGTCGTCATGGCAGCGCTTGAGCCGCCATGTTCTTGTTCCGGCACTGCTCTGCCTTAGCACTCAGGGGGCGGAGCCAGCTGATACGGAAGCATAAGCATGGGAACACGCGCCTAGCTAGCCATTGTTGCTAATTTATGCTGACGTTTCACTAAGCTCACTCCAAACGCATCACAAACAACTTTAATCAATTCAACAGGCAAATAACTTCACCCGTAGCCttgaaattgtgaaaaaatatatactgagTAAAAAGTCGGGGCTAAATATCGCTGGGTATTCAAGCTGCTTCTCTGCTATCAGTCCCAAGCATTAGCCAATGAGCTAGCCGGACGTGATACACGTGGTGTCAGTGATGATGGATCAGGTAGCGCAACATATCCATACGCAATGGAAAGTAGTCCCCTTGTGTTTGAAATGGTCACGTGCACATTCTAGATGAGTCAACGccagtgttgggcacgttacttgaaaaaattaaaattaaaaataaaagtaaaaattagttatattactagttacttctccaaaaaagtaactgagttactccacctttgacctcaacgaggttaaagtagtgtctgtacttccctttggcaaacgctgtcttCTCACTAGAGTCCTCCTCACTCGCCATCTCTACGCTGGATCTACTCCTGGCACTTTGGATGTGCTccaaacacccgcccacccaagttctctgattggctgaagacgcaatcttactaaaccttagccaatcctcatgcTTATGtggttaccccccccccacccgtcaCTCTGCAACTGTCACTGCGCTGCAGGTTAGTTTTTAGGCGGCTTCGGTAAcggtgtcgaaaatggtaacggcgttatgctgacagagtaattagttagattaccctttactgaaaaaagtaacggcgTTACTAACGTGGTTAATTTAAAggccgttattcccatcactggtgAACACAACTCATCAACTGAAGTTTAAAAATCCAAAACTTGTCAGCTCTTAGAGTTAAGGAGAATGATTCATTTGACATAGCTAAACGGGTTTGGAGtgttttttacacacacaataGAAGGCTGCTGGAAGGTTGTGTCAACAAAGCAGGACGCACGTTGTTCCCATAAACCGAGAGAGCAAATGTTGACGCCAGGACAACAAGACCTTCTGACAGAAAGCCTGAGCACCACGTGAGCTTGTGACCTTGGACGCTGTGCTATAAAAGACGGACGCCCAGCAAGCCAACATGTCCACTCGTGCTCGTCCAGCCATGAAGACGCTCCACGTGtc
Proteins encoded in this region:
- the atp6v1f gene encoding V-type proton ATPase subunit F, whose amino-acid sequence is MAGRGKLIAVIGDEDTCTGFLLGGIGELNKNRKPNFLVVEKDTSITEIEETFKSFLARNDIGIILINQFIAEMIRHAIDAHMQSIPAVLEIPSKEHPYDASKDSILRRAKGMFSADDFR